The Streptomyces spororaveus genome includes a region encoding these proteins:
- the glmU gene encoding bifunctional UDP-N-acetylglucosamine diphosphorylase/glucosamine-1-phosphate N-acetyltransferase GlmU has protein sequence MSANRPAAVVVLAAGEGTRMKSATPKVLHEICGRSLVGHVVAASRELDPEHLVVVVGHAREQVTAHLAGVDADVRTAVQYEQNGTGHAVRMALEELGGVVTGTVIVVCGDTPLLTGETLAGLARTHEADGNAVTVLTAEVPDSTGYGRIVRDAGGAVTAIVEHKDATDAQRAIREINSGVFAFDGALLADALGKVRTDNSQGEEYLTDVLGILREAGHRVGAAVGSDHRQILGINNRVQLAEARALLNARLLERAMLAGVTVVDPAGTFIDVTVTFGQDAIVHPGTQLLGATHIAEGAEVGPNSRLKDTHVGAGARVDNTVAESAVVGPQASVGPFAYLRPGTNLGAKAKAGTYVEMKNATIGEGTKVPHLSYVGDATIGEYTNIGAASVFVNYDGEHKHHTTVGSHCKTGSDNMFVAPVTIGDGAYTAAGSVITKDVPPGALAVARGQQRNIEGWVARKRPGSAAATAAQSAASEDAERP, from the coding sequence GTGAGCGCCAACCGCCCGGCAGCCGTCGTCGTACTCGCAGCGGGTGAAGGCACCCGCATGAAGTCGGCGACTCCCAAGGTTCTCCACGAGATCTGCGGGCGCTCGCTCGTCGGTCACGTCGTCGCCGCCTCCCGTGAGCTCGACCCCGAGCACCTCGTCGTGGTCGTCGGGCACGCCCGGGAGCAGGTCACCGCGCACCTGGCCGGCGTCGACGCCGACGTCCGCACCGCCGTCCAGTACGAGCAGAACGGCACCGGGCACGCCGTCCGGATGGCCCTCGAAGAGCTCGGCGGCGTCGTCACCGGCACCGTGATCGTCGTCTGCGGCGACACCCCGCTGCTGACCGGGGAGACCCTGGCCGGCCTCGCGCGGACGCACGAGGCCGACGGCAACGCCGTCACCGTGCTGACCGCCGAGGTCCCGGACTCCACCGGCTACGGGCGTATCGTCCGCGACGCCGGCGGCGCCGTGACGGCCATCGTCGAGCACAAGGACGCCACCGACGCCCAGCGTGCGATCCGCGAGATCAACTCGGGCGTCTTCGCCTTCGACGGCGCTCTGCTGGCCGACGCGCTCGGCAAGGTGCGCACCGACAACAGCCAGGGCGAGGAGTACCTCACCGACGTCCTCGGCATCCTGCGCGAGGCCGGGCACCGCGTGGGCGCGGCCGTCGGCAGCGACCACCGGCAGATCCTGGGGATCAACAACCGTGTGCAGCTCGCCGAGGCCCGTGCCCTGCTGAACGCGCGCCTGCTGGAGCGGGCCATGCTCGCGGGCGTGACGGTCGTCGACCCGGCCGGCACCTTCATCGACGTGACCGTCACCTTCGGCCAGGACGCGATCGTGCACCCCGGCACCCAGCTGCTGGGTGCCACGCACATCGCGGAGGGCGCCGAGGTCGGCCCCAACTCCCGGCTGAAGGACACCCACGTGGGCGCGGGCGCCCGGGTGGACAACACGGTCGCCGAGAGCGCGGTCGTGGGTCCGCAGGCGAGCGTGGGTCCCTTCGCGTACCTGCGCCCGGGCACGAACCTCGGCGCGAAGGCGAAGGCCGGTACGTACGTCGAGATGAAGAACGCCACGATCGGCGAGGGCACCAAGGTCCCCCACCTGTCGTACGTGGGCGACGCGACGATCGGCGAGTACACGAACATCGGTGCCGCGAGCGTCTTCGTGAACTACGACGGTGAGCACAAGCACCACACCACCGTCGGCTCACATTGCAAGACGGGTTCGGACAACATGTTTGTGGCTCCCGTCACGATCGGGGACGGCGCCTACACGGCCGCCGGATCCGTGATCACCAAGGATGTGCCGCCCGGCGCCCTGGCCGTGGCCCGTGGCCAGCAGCGGAATATCGAGGGCTGGGTGGCCCGTAAGCGTCCGGGCAGTGCCGCCGCCACGGCGGCGCAGTCGGCGGCCTCGGAGGACGCCGAGCGCCCTTGA